A section of the Numida meleagris isolate 19003 breed g44 Domestic line chromosome 16, NumMel1.0, whole genome shotgun sequence genome encodes:
- the NOTCH1 gene encoding neurogenic locus notch homolog protein 1 isoform X1: MKRLLATGLLLALLPAPTRGVRCTQLAESCLNGGKCETFLNGTEVCHCSGAHMGERCQLPNPCLSSPCKNAGTCIPLVRGSTADYTCVCRLGFTDELCLTPLDNACLNNPCRNGGTCDLVTLSEYKCRCPPGWSGKTCQQADPCASNPCANGGQCVPFEAHYVCRCTAGFHGANCKQDVNECNISPPVCKNGGSCTNEVGTYQCFCKPAYTGQNCEHLYVPCNPSPCQNGGTCRQTGDTTYDCTCLPGFTGQNCEENVDDCPGNNCRNGGTCVDGVNTYNCQCPPEWTGQYCTEDVDECQLMPNACQNGGTCHNNHGGYNCVCVNGWTGEDCSENIDDCAMAACFQGATCHDRVASFYCECPHGRTGLLCHLDDACISNPCNEGSNCDTNPVNGKAICTCPSGYMGPACNQDVDECSLGANPCEHAGKCINTQGSFQCQCMQGYSGPRCEIDVNECLSNPCQNDATCLDQIGEFQCICMPGYEGVYCEINTDECASSPCLHNGNCLDKINEFHCECPTGFNGHLCQFDIDECASTPCKNGAKCVDGPNTYSCECTEGFSGVHCEIDVDECNPDPCHYGTCKDSIAAFTCLCQPGYTGHRCDININECQSQPCRNGGTCQDRDNAYNCLCLKGTTGPNCEINLDDCASNPCDYGKCIDKINGYECTCEPGYTGRMCNINIDECASNPCHNGGTCKDGINGFTCLCPEGFHDPKCLSEVNECNSNPCIHGRCHDGLNGYRCDCDPGWSGTNCDINNNECESNPCMNGGTCKDMTSGYICTCREGFSGPNCQTNINECASNPCLNQGTCIDDVAGYTCNCLLPYTGATCEDVLAPCAGGPCKNGGECRESEDYKRFSCSCPPGWQGQTCEIDINECVKSPCRNGATCQNTNGSYRCLCRAGFAGRNCDTDIDDCQPNPCHNGGSCSDGVGTFFCECLAGFRGLKCEEDINECASNPCKNGANCTDCVNSYTCTCPSGFSGIHCENNTPDCTESSCFNGGTCVDGINTFTCLCPSGFTGSYCEHNINECDSKPCLNGGTCQDSYGTYKCTCPQGYTGLNCQNLVRWCDSSPCKNGGKCWQTNNLYRCECNSGWTGLYCDVPSVSCEVAAKQQGIDVAHLCRNSGLCVDSGNTHFCRCQAGYTGSYCEEQVDECSPNPCQNGATCTDYLGGYSCECVAGYHGVNCSEEINECLSHPCQNGGTCIDLINTYKCSCPRGTQGVHCEINVDDCSPFFDPVTLGPKCFNNGKCTDRVGGYSCICPPGFVGERCEGDVNECLSNPCDARGTQNCVQRVNDYKCECRPGYAGRRCDTVVDGCKGKPCRNGGTCAVASNTGRGFICKCPPGFVGATCENDSHTCGTLHCLNGGTCISVHKSSKCVCAAAFTGPECQYPASSPCISNPCYNGGTCEFLSDASPYYHCNCPANFNGLNCHILDFDFQGGFGQDIIPPKIEEKCEIAVCAGYAGNKICDGKCNNHACGWDGGDCSLNFNDPWKNCSQSLQCWKYFNDGKCDSQCNNAGCLYDGFDCQKYEGQCNPLYDQYCKDHFSDGHCDQGCNNFECEWDGLDCANNMPEKLADGTLVVVVLITPENLKNNSFNFLRELSRVLHTNVVFKKNAKGEYMIFPYYGNEEELKKHYIKRSTEDWADMSSAVINKVKSSLYSRAGRRQKRELDQMDIRGSIVYLEIDNRQCIQSSSQCFQSATDVAAFLGALASLGNLNIPYKIEAVKSETAEPTRNSQLYPMYVVVAALVLLAFIGVGVLVSRKRRREHGQLWFPEGFKVTESSKKKRREPLGEDSVGLKPLKNASDGTLMDDNQNEWGDEETLDTKKFRFEEQAMLPDTDDQTDHRQWTQQHLDAADLRISSMAPTPPQGEIDADCMDVNVRGPDGFTPLMIASCSGGGLETGNSEEEDDAPAVISDFIYQGASLHNQTDRTGETALHLAARYSRSDAAKRLLEASADANIQDNMGRTPLHAAVSADAQGVFQILIRNRATDLDARMHDGTTPLILAARLAVEGMLEDLINCHADVNAVDDLGKSALHWAAAVNNVEAAVVLLKNGANKDMQNNKEETPLFLAAREGSYETAKVLLDHFANRDITDHMDRLPRDIAQERMHHDIVRLLDEYNLVRSPPLHSGPLGAPTLSPPLCSPSSYIGNLKPAVQGKKARKPSTKGLSCNGKDSKDLKARRKKSQDGKGCLLDNSSVLSPVDSLESPHGYLSDVASPPLMTSPFQQSPSMPLNHLPGMPDAHMSINHLNMAGKQEMALGGSGRMAFEAVPPRLSHLPVSSPSTAMSNAPMNFSVGGAAGLSGQCDWLSRLQSGMVQNQYNAMRGGMQPGTHQQAQNLQHGMMSSLHNGLPSTSLSQMMSYQAMPSTRLASQPHLLQNQQMQPMQQPGMQQPSMQPQPGMQQPQQQPQQQPQPQQHHNPGSNASGHMGQNFLGTELSQPDMQPVSSSAMAVHTILPQDSQLLPTSLPSSLAQPMTTTQFLTPPSQHSYSSPLDNTPSHQLQVPDHPFLTPSPESPDQWSSSSPHSNVSDWSEGISSPPTSMQSQMGHIPEAFK; encoded by the exons CTGCAGCGGTGCCCACATGGGCGAGCGGTGCCAGCTGCCCAACCCCTGCCTCAGCTCCCCCTGCAAGAACGCCGGCACCTGCATCCCCCTGGTGCGCGGCAGCACCGCCGACTACACCTGCGTCTGCCGCCTGGGCTTCACCGACGAGCTCTGCCTGACACCCCTGGACAACGCCTGTCTCAACAACCCCTGCCGCAACGGGGGCACCTGCGACCTGGTGACGCTCAGCGAGTACAAGTGCCGCTGCCCGCCGGGCTGGTCAG gtAAAACCTGCCAGCAGGCCGACCCCTGCGCCTCCAACCCCTGTGCCAACGGCGGCCAGTGCGTCCCCTTCGAAGCCCACTACGTCTGCCGCTGCACGGCCGGCTTCCACGGGGCCAACTGCAAGCAGGACGTGAACGAGTGCAACATCTCACCGCCCGTCTGCAAGAACGGCGGCAGCTGCACCAACGAGGTGGGCACCTACCAGTGCTTCTGCAAGCCAGCCTACACCGGGCAGAACTGCGAGCACCTCTACGTGCCCTGCAACCCCTCGCCCTGCCAGAACGGGGGCACGTGCCGCCAGACCGGGGACACCACCTACGACTGCACCTGTCTGCCAG GGTTCACCGGGCAGAACTGCGAGGAGAACGTCGATGACTGTCCGGGGAACAACTGCAGGAATGGGGGCACCTGCGTGGATGGCGTCAACACCTACAACTGCCAGTGCCCGCCCGAGTGGACAG GTCAGTACTGCACGGAGGACGTGGATGAGTGCCAGCTGATGCCCAACGCCTGCCAGAACGGGGGCACCTGCCACAACAACCATGGCGGCTACAACTGCGTCTGCGTCAACGGCTGGACGGGCGAGGACTGCAGCGAGAACATCGACGACTGCGCCATGGCTGCCTGCTTCCAGGGGGCCACCTGCCACGACCGGGTGGCCTCTTTCTACTGCGAGTGTCCCCATGGGCGCACAG GTTTGCTGTGCCACCTGGATGATGCCTGCATCAGCAACCCCTGCAACGAGGGCTCCAACTGCGATACCAACCCTGTCAATGGCAAAGCCATCTGCACGTGTCCTTCGGGGTACATGGGGCCAGCATGCAACCAGGACGTGGATGAGTGCTCACTGG GAGCCAACCCCTGCGAGCATGCAGGGAAATGCATCAATACCCAGGGGTCCTTCCAGTGCCAGTGTATGCAGGGCTACTCGGGCCCCCGCTGTGAGATCGACGTCAATGAGTGCCTCTCCAACCCCTGCCAGAATGATGCCACCTGCCTGGACCAGATCGGGGAGTTCCAGTGCATCTGCATGCCTG GATACGAGGGCGTCTACTGCGAAATCAACACGGACGAGTGCgccagcagcccctgcctgcACAACGGCAACTGCCTGGATAAGATCAATGAGTTCCACTGCGAGTGCCCCACCG ggTTCAACGGGCACCTGTGCCAGTTCGACATCGATGAGTGTGCCAGCACCCCCTGCAAGAATGGGGCCAAGTGCGTGGATGGCCCCAACACCTACAGCTGCGAGTGCACCGAAG GTTTCTCGGGCGTACACTGTGAGATCGACGTTGACGAGTGCAACCCTGACCCGTGCCACTATGGGACCTGCAAGGACAGCATCGCCGCCTTCACCTGCCTGTGCCAGCCCGGCTACACGGGCCACCGCTGCGACATCAACATCAATGAGTGCcagagccagccctgcagaaatGGGGGGACCTGCCAGGACAGGGACAACGCCTACAACTGTCTGTGCCTCAAGGGGACCACAG GGCCCAACTGCGAGATCAACCTGGATGACTGTGCCAGCAACCCCTGCGACTACGGCAAGTGCATCGACAAGATCAATGGCTACGAGTGCACCTGCGAGCCGGGGTACACAG GACGCATGTGCAACATCAACATCGACGAGTGCGCCAGCAACCCGTGCCACAATGGGGGCACGTGCAAGGACGGCATCAACGGCTTCACCTGCCTCTGCCCCGAGGGCTTCCACGACCCCAAGTGCCTGTCCGAAGTGAACGAGTGCAACAGCAACCCCTGCATCCACGGGAGGTGCCACGACGGGCTGAACGG ttACCGCTGTGATTGCGACCCAGGCTGGAGCGGGACGAACTGCGACATCAACAATAACGAGTGTGAATCCAACCCCTGCATGAATGGTGGCACCTGCAAGGACATGACCAGCGGTTACATCTGCACCTGCAGGGAGGGGTTCAGCG GACCCAACTGCCAGACCAATATCAACGAATGTGCTTCTAACCCTTGCCTGAACCAAGGCACGTGCATCGACGATGTGGCCGGCTACACCTGCAACTGCCTCCTGCCCTACACAG GAGCCACCTGTGAGGACGTGCTGGCCCCCTGCGCCGGCGGCCCCTGCAAGAACGGCGGCGAGTGCCGGGAGTCGGAGGACTACAAGAGGTTCTCGTGCAGCTGCCCGCCCGGCTGGCAAG GCCAGACGTGCGAGATCGACATCAACGAGTGTGTGAAGAGCCCCTGCCGCAACGGGGCCACGTGCCAGAACACCAACGGGAGCTACCGCTGCCTGTGCCGGGCGGGCTTCGCAGGCCGCAACTGCGACACTGACATCGATGACTGCCAGCCCA ATCCATGTCACAACGGCGGCTCCTGCTCGGATGGCGTTGGCACATTCTTCTGTGAGTGCCTGGCTGGCTTCCGCGGGCTCAAGTGCGAGGAGGACATCAACGAGTGCGCCAGCAACCCCTGCAAGAATGGGGCCAACTGCACCGACTGTGTCAACAGTTACACCTGCACCTGCCCCTCTGGCTTCAGTGGCATCCACTGTGAGAACAACACACCTGATTGCACCGAGAG ctcctgcttcaACGGGGGGACCTGTGTGGATGGCATCAACACCTTCACCTGCCTCTGTCCATCCGGCTTCACGGGCAGCTACTGTGAGCACAACATCAACGAGTGTGACTCCAAGCCCTGCCTGAACGGGGGCACGTGTCAGGACAGCTATGGGACGTACAAGTGCACCTGTCCCCAGGGATACACTGGGCTCAACTGCCAG AACTTGGTGCGCTGGTGTGACTCCTCACCCTGCAAAAATGGGGGCAAGTGCTGGCAGACCAACAACCTGTACCGCTGCGAGTGCAACAGCGGCTGGACAGGACTCTACTGTGATGTCCCCAGCGTCTCCTGCGAGGtggctgcaaagcagcaag GTATCGACGTCGCTCATCTCTGCAGGAACTCGGGGCTCTGTGTGGACAGTGGCAACACGCACTTCTGCCGCTGCCAGGCTGGCTACACCGGCAGCTACTGCGAGGAGCAGGTGGACGAGTGCTCCCCAAATCCCTGCCAGAACGGAGCCACCTGCACGGACTACCTGGGGGGCTATTCCTGTGAG TGCGTGGCTGGTTATCATGGAGTTAACTGCTCAGAGGAGATCAATGAGTGCTTGTCCCACCCATGCCAGAACGGAGGAACCTGCATCGATCTCATCAATACCTACAAATGCTCCTGCCCCAGAGGAACTCAAG GGGTGCACTGTGAGATCAATGTGGATGACTGCAGCCCTTTCTTTGATCCCGTCACCCTGGGGCCCAAGTGCTTTAACAATGGCAAGTGCACGGATCGGGTAGGTGGCTACAGCTGCATCTGCCCCCCTGGCTTTGTAGGGGAGCGCTGCGAGGGAGACGTCAACGAGTGCCTCTCCAACCCCTGCGACGCGCGCGGCACCCAGAACTGCGTGCAGCGGGTCAATGACTACAAATGCGAGTGCCGGCCCGGCTACGCAG GGCGTCGCTGTGACACCGTGGTGGATGGCTGCAAGGGCAAACCCTGCAGGAACGGGGGAACGTGCGCTGTGGCCAGCAACACCGGCCGCGGCTTCATCTGCAAGTGCCCCCCG GGCTTTGTGGGTGCCACCTGCGAGAACGACTCCCACACCTGCGGGACCCTGCACTGCCTGAACGGTGGCACCTGCATCTCCGTGCACAAGAGCTCCAAGTGCGTGTGTGCAGCGGCCTTCACGGGCCCCGAGTGCCAGTACCCGGCCAGCAGCCCCTGCATCTCCAACCCCTGCTACAACGGGGGCACCTGCGAGTTCCTCAGCGACGCCTCCCCTTACTACCACTGCAACTGCCCCGCCAACTTCAACGGCCTCAACTGCCACATCCTCGACTTTGATTTCCAAGGCGGCTTCGGGCAGGACATCATCCCACCCAAAATTGAGGAGAAGTGCGAGATCGCCGTCTGCGCGGGCTACGCCGGCAACAAGATCTGCGACGGGAAGTGCAACAACCACGCCTGCGGCTGGGACGGCGGCGACTGCTCGCTCAACTTCAACGACCCCTGGAAGAACTGCTCGCAGTCGCTGCAGTGCTGGAAGTACTTCAACGACGGCAAGTGCGACTCGCAGTGCAACAACGCGGGCTGCCTGTACGATGGGTTTGACTGCCAGAAGTACGAGGGGCAGTGCAA CCCTCTGTACGACCAGTACTGCAAAGACCACTTCTCAGATGGTCACTGCGACCAGGGCTGCAATAACTTTGAGTGCGAGTGGGACGGGCTGGACTGCGCGAACAACATGCCCGAGAAGCTGGCGGACGGGACGCTGGTGGTGGTGGTCCTCATCACCCCCGAGAACCTGAAGAACAACTCCTTCAACTTCCTGCGGGAGCTGAGCCGCGTGCTGCACACCAACGTCGTCTTCAAGAAGAACGCCAAGGGAGAGTACATGATCTTCCCGTACTATGGCAACGAGGAGGAGCTGAAAAAGCACTACATCAAGAGGTCAACGGAGGACTGGGCAGATATGTCCAGCGCTGTCATCAACAAAGTGAAGAGCAGCCTCTACTCGCGGGCTGGCCGGAGGCAGAAGAGAGAGCTGGATCAGATGGACATCAGAGG ATCCATCGTCTACTTGGAAATCGACAACCGGCAGTGCATCCAGTCGTCCTCCCAGTGCTTCCAGAGCGCAACCGACGTGGCGGCCTTCCTGGGGGCCTTggcctccctgggcaacctgaacatcccctaCAAAATAGAGGCCGTCAAGA GTGAAACGGCGGAGCCCACGAGGAACTCCCAGCTGTATCCTATGTACGTGGTGGTGGCCGCGCTGGTCTTGCTTGCTTTCATCGGAGTGGGAGTGCTGGTGTCCCGCAAGCGGCGCAGGGAGCATGGACAGCTCTGGTTCCCAGAGGGCTTCAAAGTGACGGAGTCGAGCAAGAAGAAGCGCCGAGAACCGCTGGGGGAAGATTCTGTTGGACTGAA accCCTCAAAAATGCTTCTGACGGCACGCTGATGGATGACAACCAGAATGAGTGGGGTGACGAGGAGACCCTGGACACCAAGAAATTCAGG TTCGAGGAGCAAGCGATGCTGCCCGACACAGACGACCAGACAGACCACAGGCAGTGGACTCAGCAGCACCTGGACGCTGCCGACCTCCGCATCTCCTCCATGGCCCCTACCCCACCGCAGGGCGAGATCGATGCAGACTGCATGGATGTCAACGTGCGAGGTCCCG ATGGCTTCACGCCCCTCATGATCGCCTCGTGCAGCGGAGGAGGGCTGGAGACTGGCAACAGCGAGGAGGAGGACGATGCTCCCGCAGTCATCTCAGATTTCATCTACCAAGGCGCCAGCTTGCACAACCAGACCGACCGCACCGGCGAGACCGCGCTGCACCTGGCCGCCCGCTACTCGCGCTCCGACGCTGCCAAGCGCCTGCTGGAAGCCAGTGCCGATGCGAACATTCAGGATAACATGGGCAGGACCCCGCTGCACGCCGCCGTCTCTGCCGATGCCCAAGGAGTCTTCCAG ATCCTGATAAGGAACAGGGCGACTGATCTCGATGCCCGAATGCACGACGGGACGACCCCACTGATCCTGGCTGCTCGCTTGGCTGTGGAGGGGATGCTGGAAGACCTCATCAACTGCCACGCAGACGTCAACGCTGTGGATGATCTGG GcaagtcagcactgcactgggCAGCTGCTGTGAACAATGTCGAAGCCGCAGTCGTCCTCCTGAAGAATGGTGCCAATAAGGACATGCAGAACAATAAG GAGGAGACCCCGCTGTTCCTCGCCGCCAGAGAAGGGAGCTACGAAACGGCCAAGGTCCTGCTGGACCACTTTGCGAACCGCGACATCACGGACCACATGGACCGGCTGCCACGGGACATCGCGCAGGAGCGCATGCACCACGACATCGTGCGGCTGCTGGATGAGTACAACCTGGTGCGGAGCCCTCCGCTGCACAGCGGCCCGCTCGGGGCCCCCACGCTGTCCCCCCCGCTCTGCTCCCCCAGCAGTTACATCGGCAACCTGAAGCCGGCCGTGCAGGGCAAGAAGGCCAGGAAGCCGAGCACCAAGGGCCTGAGCTGCAATGGCAAGGATTCCAAAGACCTGAAAGCCCGGAGGAAAAAATCACAAGATGGAAAAGGCTGTCTGCTCGACAACTCCAGCGTGCTGTCCCCGGTGGACTCCCTGGAGTCACCCCATGGGTACCTGTCCGACGTCGCCTCCCCTCCGCTGATGACTTCTCCGTTCCAGCAGTCACCTTCCATGCCTCTGAACCACCTTCCGGGCATGCCCGATGCCCACATGAGCATCAACCACCTCAACATGGCGGGGAAGCAGGAGATGGCCCTGGGCGGCTCTGGCAGGATGGCCTTCGAGGCGGTGCCGCCGCGCCTCTCGCACCTCCCTGtctccagccccagcacggCGATGAGCAACGCCCCGATGAATTTCTCCGTCGGCGGAGCCGCCGGCCTGAGCGGGCAGTGCGACTGGCTGAGCCGGCTGCAGAGCGGCATGGTGCAGAACCAGTACAACGCCATGCGGGGCGGCATGCAGCCGGGCACGCACCAGCAGGCGCAGAACCTGCAGCACGGCATGATGAGCTCCCTGCACAAcgggctgcccagcaccagcctGTCGCAGATGATGAGCTACCAGGCCATGCCCAGCACCCGGCTGGCCTCCCAGCCCCACCTGCTGCAGAACCAGCAGATGCAGCCCATGCAGCAGCCCGGCATGCAGCAGCCCAGCATGCAGCCGCAGCCTGGCATGCAGCAGCCCcaacagcagccccagcagcagccccagccgcAGCAGCACCACAACCCCGGCTCCAACGCCAGCGGCCACATGGGCCAAAATTTCCTCGGTACTGAGCTGAGCCAGCCCGACATGCAGCCGGTGAGCAGCAGCGCCATGGCGGTGCACACCATCCTGCCCCAAGATTCGCAGCTGCTACCCACCTCTCTGCCGTCCTCCCTCGCGCAGCCCATGACCACCACGCAGTTCCTGACCCccccttcccagcacagctaTTCCTCCCCGTTGGACAACACCCCCAGCCACCAGCTCCAGGTGCCCGACCACCCCTTCCTCACGCCCTCTCCGGAGTCTCCGGACCAGTGGTCGAGCTCCTCGCCCCACTCCAACGTGTCCGACTGGTCCGAGGGCATCTCCAGCCCCCCCACCAGCATGCAGTCGCAGATGGGACACATCCCCGAGGCCTTCAAGTGA